One genomic segment of Arthrobacter sp. Marseille-P9274 includes these proteins:
- a CDS encoding polysaccharide pyruvyl transferase family protein codes for MNVYVWSTGQDDNIGDSLLRRAYLDSLRPLGSLEIWIGKASSDFQTGLGLKDRDRTWRSFLNWYISAMVNAFRGKSTVAINAGEVPVSRRGAAKMLPLAVLLIVCKMTGRDRIWIGASVPNVHPVFGLPYRLVARLCNVIRWRDRRSEHNMGVRGVSPDWAFALGTEAGKWNELQTRTRLGVVLRGDRPEPSQEWKYWIRQLADDLHLRLTFVVQVRRDAQRAESLAAELGGDLLEWHMSDHASQEAAVRQLYSSCALVIGDRLHGLIVAASEGAVPLGWVESSAGKIGRHFEVIGLNWVAVHEGSDATALTQMDAEDLRQKSAELSKAISSARTWISATGTMLSRSAQ; via the coding sequence ATGAACGTATATGTGTGGTCAACAGGACAAGATGATAATATTGGCGATTCACTTCTCAGAAGAGCATACTTAGACTCGCTTAGACCATTGGGGTCTCTCGAGATTTGGATTGGGAAAGCATCATCCGATTTCCAGACTGGACTGGGCCTCAAAGACCGTGATCGGACTTGGAGATCATTTCTCAATTGGTATATATCGGCGATGGTGAATGCTTTTAGGGGTAAAAGCACCGTTGCTATAAATGCTGGGGAGGTGCCAGTTTCCCGCCGGGGTGCAGCCAAAATGCTGCCCCTCGCTGTGCTGCTGATTGTCTGCAAGATGACGGGACGAGACCGAATTTGGATTGGTGCCAGTGTTCCCAACGTCCACCCTGTTTTCGGACTACCTTATCGGCTTGTGGCCCGGCTATGTAATGTCATCCGGTGGCGCGATCGCCGATCAGAACACAATATGGGCGTTCGGGGAGTTAGCCCGGACTGGGCCTTCGCGCTGGGAACAGAAGCTGGCAAATGGAATGAACTCCAAACGCGCACGCGCTTGGGCGTCGTGCTTCGAGGGGATCGGCCCGAACCGAGCCAGGAGTGGAAATATTGGATTAGGCAGCTGGCGGACGACCTGCACCTGCGTCTAACTTTCGTTGTTCAGGTTCGCAGGGACGCCCAGCGAGCTGAATCACTTGCGGCTGAACTTGGAGGTGACCTTCTTGAGTGGCACATGTCAGATCATGCCAGCCAAGAAGCAGCCGTTCGTCAACTGTATTCAAGCTGTGCGCTGGTTATTGGTGACAGACTCCATGGGCTGATTGTGGCGGCATCCGAGGGAGCCGTCCCTCTCGGTTGGGTGGAATCTTCGGCTGGAAAGATCGGACGTCATTTCGAGGTAATTGGGCTTAACTGGGTAGCTGTGCATGAAGGCTCTGATGCAACTGCCTTGACACAGATGGACGCTGAAGACTTAAGGCAAAAGAGCGCGGAGCTCAGCAAAGCCATCTCGTCCGCAAGAACATGGATTAGTGCCACCGGGACAATGCTATCTCGATCGGCGCAGTAG
- a CDS encoding glycosyltransferase family A protein, producing MTEQISCDVVIPAYNAEDSVVRAIESAIAAGVANVIVVDDGSRDRTAERAAAAGATCVAQENSGAAKARVKGAKLARSKYLIFLDADDELISAGTRESVKVLESDPSLAVAAGTVVGVGRRGMEKRFPVRYSPVTTESLLVQGYGPWPPCAAVISTAAFRSSHDMKPEKMEPKFAEDYELLIRLSMVGGISVRNEPTGRYSLAGGKSVKSALSAIRAKEAIRAHYAQHLDIEITSMNEREMEMAARVRIARAYWASGYRFRSSKEIAKWAFMDPASAVKKLGTQPWKRN from the coding sequence ATGACGGAACAGATTAGTTGTGACGTTGTTATCCCTGCCTATAACGCGGAAGATTCTGTTGTTCGAGCCATCGAATCTGCAATAGCCGCTGGTGTTGCTAACGTGATTGTGGTTGACGACGGATCGAGAGATCGGACGGCCGAACGGGCTGCTGCCGCCGGCGCTACCTGCGTAGCTCAGGAGAATAGTGGGGCAGCCAAGGCGCGCGTAAAGGGAGCGAAACTGGCTCGGTCGAAGTATCTGATCTTCCTCGATGCAGACGACGAATTGATTTCCGCCGGTACTAGGGAATCGGTCAAAGTGCTAGAAAGTGACCCAAGTCTTGCAGTCGCGGCAGGGACCGTAGTCGGTGTCGGTAGGCGGGGGATGGAAAAGAGGTTTCCGGTCAGATATTCCCCAGTAACGACCGAATCGCTTCTCGTTCAGGGCTATGGCCCGTGGCCTCCTTGCGCTGCCGTAATTTCTACTGCTGCTTTTCGCTCTTCACACGATATGAAGCCGGAGAAGATGGAGCCAAAATTTGCCGAGGATTATGAGCTGCTGATCAGGCTGTCGATGGTCGGGGGTATCAGCGTCCGAAATGAACCAACCGGACGATACAGCCTGGCGGGGGGAAAATCCGTGAAGTCAGCTCTTAGCGCGATTAGGGCGAAGGAAGCGATTAGGGCTCACTATGCTCAGCATCTCGACATCGAAATTACGTCCATGAATGAAAGAGAGATGGAGATGGCAGCTCGTGTGCGCATAGCTCGGGCGTATTGGGCGTCTGGATATCGATTCAGGAGTTCCAAAGAGATTGCGAAGTGGGCGTTCATGGACCCCGCCTCCGCAGTAAAGAAGCTTGGAACTCAGCCATGGAAGCGCAACTGA
- a CDS encoding acyltransferase family protein, producing the protein MNLISLNTERHRTGSSAKKSAVRLDIQGLRAVAVLLVVLYHANVPFIAGGYIGVDIFLVISGFLITTHLLGSIVDEGRISLIGFYAKRMKRLLPAAFLVIVATLAAALAVLPPVRVMDVTRDAAAAVLYVPNLWLAYKGTDYLTEDFPSPFRQFWSLGLEEQFYLIWPILLVAMWKIFGRTLKSLTAGLVVLILASLLASIVLTPTYGPFSFFTLPTRMWEFGFGGLAAVLVYSKGHASISRGLKAQILGWTGLGLVLVSATIYDSSVLFPGFAAIMPVLGATLLVIYSNDWTVAGPGHVLKLRPFTVLGDWSYSIYLWHWPLLIIPLALWPDMGLGLTLLLAAVSLPLAYATYRFVENPARRSVSLSSMRPRLLVGLGATLSIVIAAGSVFAGIGLNKREIASDRNATDISLVSSPTFTDFVPANGMPSLQNANYDLPAPSSDNCSPGTYESDPVLCNYGVTESDSVIVLFGDSHAAQWFSAVEKLAVSVKARLVVITKPGCASIDIPRFEQGKIDPFCAEWQSKAVEKINSLNPELIFLSNLHHRAKPNGSLFTSAEWSQGTTRSMAAFEEPEKVVVIADTPWFDLSPIQCLSLNVDDTRPCAELRKDVVDESWIQAEKSAVGNAGGNYLNMTEYYCNAVHCNAYIGNVLLYRDAHHLSDTYVSSLSDEFEDEVSKLNLRLPLSE; encoded by the coding sequence ATGAACCTAATCTCATTAAATACTGAACGCCACAGGACTGGTTCCTCTGCGAAGAAGTCCGCGGTAAGACTTGATATACAGGGTCTGCGAGCTGTCGCGGTTCTCCTCGTGGTTCTATACCACGCTAATGTTCCCTTCATAGCGGGAGGCTACATTGGCGTAGATATCTTCCTGGTCATCTCTGGATTTTTGATAACGACCCACCTTCTCGGGTCGATTGTTGATGAAGGTCGGATAAGCCTTATCGGGTTCTATGCAAAGAGAATGAAACGTCTCTTGCCAGCTGCATTCTTAGTCATTGTGGCGACCCTGGCCGCGGCATTGGCGGTCCTTCCTCCTGTGCGCGTCATGGACGTCACGCGCGACGCCGCAGCAGCAGTTCTATATGTGCCAAACTTGTGGTTGGCATATAAAGGTACCGACTATCTTACCGAAGACTTTCCGTCCCCATTTCGCCAATTTTGGTCCCTAGGATTAGAAGAGCAATTCTATCTAATATGGCCTATATTGCTTGTGGCAATGTGGAAGATTTTTGGGAGGACCTTGAAAAGTCTTACTGCCGGACTAGTGGTCTTGATCCTTGCTTCATTACTCGCGAGCATTGTGCTGACGCCCACATACGGCCCATTTTCATTTTTTACTCTCCCGACGCGTATGTGGGAATTCGGGTTTGGTGGGCTGGCTGCTGTGCTTGTTTACTCCAAGGGCCACGCTTCTATTAGTCGCGGACTCAAGGCACAGATCCTGGGTTGGACCGGGCTAGGACTCGTTCTGGTCTCAGCCACTATCTATGATTCCAGTGTGCTCTTTCCCGGATTCGCCGCAATCATGCCTGTACTCGGAGCGACACTACTCGTAATCTATAGCAATGACTGGACGGTGGCTGGTCCTGGGCATGTGTTGAAACTTCGGCCGTTTACGGTTCTTGGCGACTGGTCCTACTCGATCTACTTGTGGCATTGGCCGCTGCTCATCATTCCGCTGGCGCTGTGGCCTGACATGGGTCTAGGACTCACCCTCTTGCTAGCCGCAGTCAGCCTCCCGTTGGCATATGCAACTTACAGATTTGTAGAGAACCCGGCTCGTCGCTCTGTGAGCCTGTCATCGATGCGTCCGAGGTTGTTGGTCGGCCTCGGTGCCACCCTTTCGATTGTTATCGCCGCTGGCTCCGTTTTCGCAGGTATCGGACTGAATAAACGAGAAATCGCCTCTGATCGAAATGCAACCGATATTAGTTTAGTTTCCTCCCCCACGTTCACAGACTTCGTACCAGCCAATGGCATGCCGTCCTTGCAGAACGCAAATTATGACCTTCCGGCGCCCTCAAGCGATAATTGCAGCCCAGGCACTTACGAAAGTGATCCCGTGTTATGTAATTACGGTGTCACAGAATCCGATTCAGTAATTGTTCTTTTCGGAGACTCACACGCAGCTCAATGGTTCTCCGCCGTCGAAAAACTCGCAGTCTCTGTGAAAGCACGGCTAGTTGTCATTACGAAACCTGGCTGCGCTTCGATAGATATTCCCCGCTTCGAACAAGGAAAAATTGACCCGTTCTGTGCGGAGTGGCAATCCAAAGCCGTCGAAAAGATCAATTCTTTGAATCCAGAGTTGATATTTCTCTCAAATTTGCACCACCGAGCGAAGCCAAATGGGTCATTATTCACCTCAGCGGAATGGAGCCAAGGTACCACCCGTTCTATGGCTGCATTTGAAGAACCAGAGAAGGTAGTTGTGATCGCTGATACTCCGTGGTTCGATCTTTCTCCCATCCAATGCCTTTCATTGAATGTCGATGACACGAGACCTTGTGCGGAGTTGCGTAAGGACGTTGTAGATGAATCTTGGATTCAGGCGGAAAAGTCCGCCGTCGGCAATGCCGGAGGCAACTATCTCAATATGACCGAATACTATTGCAATGCGGTCCATTGTAATGCCTATATTGGGAATGTTCTCCTCTATAGGGACGCGCATCATCTGTCTGACACGTATGTTTCATCTCTGTCGGACGAATTCGAGGACGAAGTTTCAAAATTGAACCTACGATTGCCGTTATCCGAGTAG
- a CDS encoding polysaccharide pyruvyl transferase family protein, giving the protein MKVLVLHAYSASNLGDGLLVRETLALIRSAFGDEVEITIAASHPSTFANIGARVLNSMPGWRGYNATYLKTLFNINDFDVVIGVGGGYLRAGNPMEALKTAIIHGPQLAAASARGRGTVYLPQSVGPARGGTRNLLSRGLQRLQTVMFRDDRSISEFRDVTAIRVPDLATTNISRDTEKGVPSSVPVLSIRAIRNRVPDAIYGMAERLGGYDAYIQSTSSGNDDRPATKSLDPRRILSRSDLLSLEGPRRVVVAVRLHAALMALQAGHYVVHLAYERKGFGAFADLGLSNYVHNVNTFDVEKVLQQVQALLTDERCRNEYEELLLGSDEVRRSMRQRYVDLIRQAAAA; this is encoded by the coding sequence GTGAAGGTACTAGTATTACACGCTTACAGTGCAAGCAATTTGGGTGACGGATTGCTGGTGCGAGAAACGCTGGCTCTTATTAGATCAGCATTCGGGGACGAAGTTGAGATCACCATCGCTGCCTCGCATCCGTCAACTTTTGCCAATATTGGTGCACGAGTTCTTAATTCAATGCCGGGTTGGCGCGGGTACAATGCTACGTATTTGAAGACTCTCTTCAATATCAATGATTTTGATGTCGTAATAGGTGTAGGTGGGGGGTACCTGCGGGCTGGGAATCCGATGGAAGCCCTAAAAACGGCCATTATTCACGGTCCTCAGCTTGCGGCCGCGAGTGCCAGAGGACGGGGAACGGTGTACCTCCCACAAAGCGTGGGGCCTGCGAGGGGTGGGACTAGAAATCTTCTTAGCAGGGGATTGCAACGCCTTCAGACGGTGATGTTTCGAGACGATCGCAGCATTTCCGAGTTTCGGGACGTGACAGCGATTCGAGTACCCGACTTGGCCACCACGAATATTTCGCGTGATACGGAGAAAGGCGTTCCCAGTTCCGTTCCAGTACTTTCGATTCGCGCAATCCGCAATAGGGTTCCAGATGCAATTTATGGTATGGCGGAGAGGTTGGGCGGATACGATGCATATATCCAGAGTACTTCGTCCGGCAACGACGATAGGCCGGCAACAAAAAGTCTGGATCCGCGGAGAATACTCTCTCGCTCGGATTTGTTGTCTCTTGAGGGGCCGCGTCGGGTTGTTGTGGCTGTTCGGCTTCATGCTGCCCTGATGGCGCTTCAAGCAGGGCACTATGTGGTCCATCTTGCCTATGAACGAAAGGGGTTCGGCGCCTTCGCCGATCTTGGCCTCAGTAACTACGTGCACAATGTAAACACGTTCGACGTAGAGAAGGTGCTTCAGCAGGTCCAGGCGTTGCTCACTGATGAAAGATGCAGGAACGAATATGAGGAACTGCTCTTAGGATCAGATGAAGTCCGACGCTCCATGAGACAACGGTACGTGGACTTGATACGGCAAGCAGCTGCTGCCTAG
- a CDS encoding glycosyltransferase family 1 protein, with translation MKIFMPSRILDRHVGGNTTYARRLAEGLIEAGHSIARIPAANKFRPMTMAYETAVGLSKGQPEEILHFVADTGPLLPTRRPSVVTVHGVASRWISTARSSIADRAWRARVTRAIRSTDHVLTVSQSSADDVSEVFGISQQNLTVIPHGIDVEKFSTPTPLSDELRAKLPDQFVLYLGNIEPRKNLLSLVRAFETPEIQSLNLPLVIAGKQAWDYQDTMAAIEAAPNVIHLGFVSDQERTALMQNCSLFVFPSLYEGFGFPVLEALAAGAVVAASSRGSLAEVAGPSIGLEELTVEGLAAGLEAALNDQQRREVCLRQGRRWAQRFSWDESVSSHIRAYERVMNL, from the coding sequence ATGAAGATCTTCATGCCATCCCGAATACTTGATCGTCATGTAGGTGGGAATACCACCTATGCGCGTAGGCTTGCTGAAGGTTTGATAGAGGCGGGTCATAGCATCGCTCGCATTCCAGCGGCCAACAAATTCCGCCCTATGACGATGGCATACGAAACTGCGGTCGGACTGAGTAAGGGGCAGCCCGAGGAAATTCTCCATTTCGTTGCTGATACCGGCCCACTGTTGCCAACGCGACGACCGTCAGTAGTGACGGTACATGGAGTAGCTAGTCGCTGGATAAGTACTGCACGGTCGTCCATCGCTGATCGTGCGTGGCGGGCAAGAGTCACCCGAGCGATACGCAGTACCGACCACGTCCTCACTGTTTCACAGTCGAGCGCTGACGACGTTAGTGAGGTATTCGGGATATCCCAGCAAAACTTGACCGTCATTCCCCACGGAATTGATGTTGAGAAATTTTCTACTCCCACACCACTGTCGGATGAGCTACGTGCTAAGCTCCCGGATCAGTTCGTGCTTTATTTGGGCAACATTGAGCCTCGAAAAAATCTGCTATCACTCGTTCGTGCCTTTGAAACGCCAGAGATTCAATCGCTAAATCTACCATTAGTAATTGCTGGAAAACAGGCCTGGGACTACCAAGATACGATGGCCGCCATTGAGGCGGCGCCCAACGTTATTCACTTGGGCTTCGTATCTGATCAGGAACGAACTGCCTTGATGCAGAACTGTAGTCTTTTTGTATTTCCAAGCCTGTATGAGGGTTTCGGCTTTCCAGTGCTCGAAGCCCTGGCCGCCGGGGCCGTGGTGGCGGCATCGTCGCGGGGATCGTTGGCTGAAGTGGCGGGACCGTCTATCGGTCTGGAAGAACTGACTGTCGAAGGACTAGCGGCGGGACTCGAGGCGGCACTCAATGACCAACAGCGCAGGGAGGTCTGCTTGCGACAAGGACGTCGTTGGGCCCAGCGCTTTTCTTGGGACGAAAGCGTGTCGTCCCACATTCGGGCATATGAACGGGTGATGAATCTGTGA
- a CDS encoding glycosyltransferase, protein MRILHVSECYAGGVSRAIDTIAKLSSQHEHCLLWSGDDDPSKDKIYDEIFELPTSHLKRLASINKIAKLVKADIIYAHSSFAGFYCRLLPPAAPVVYEPHCFVFDDPDRSQISRWIYRAAEMLLSLNSKLVVTLTPHEEKLAKALRPGITAVQLPNVPTIVPTIVREAGDSKATSRVVCMIGRIAPQKDPGFFASLAATTAELDDSVKFVWIGDGDPIARANLERHNVTVTGWVDKTRLVELLVNSTLYFHSAKYEGFPLSVLDAAACSLPVLVRDIPCFEGFGLWSVDSVEEAAEMIIEAVNTGKLLNRIRKSSDDLLDRMNEENQIRALNEIYSRMAVYK, encoded by the coding sequence ATGAGAATTCTTCATGTTTCGGAATGTTATGCAGGCGGCGTTAGTAGGGCTATCGACACGATAGCTAAGCTCTCGAGCCAGCACGAGCACTGTCTTTTGTGGAGCGGGGACGATGACCCCTCTAAGGACAAAATCTACGATGAAATTTTCGAACTGCCAACGTCGCACTTAAAGCGGCTGGCTTCTATCAACAAAATCGCGAAGCTGGTCAAGGCTGACATCATCTATGCCCATTCCAGTTTTGCTGGATTCTACTGTCGGTTACTTCCACCTGCAGCGCCCGTAGTCTATGAGCCGCACTGTTTCGTCTTCGATGACCCTGACCGGTCACAGATCTCGAGATGGATATATCGGGCTGCCGAAATGCTGTTGAGCCTGAATTCGAAATTGGTTGTTACTCTCACGCCGCACGAAGAGAAGCTTGCAAAAGCTCTTAGGCCAGGGATCACGGCTGTACAACTTCCAAATGTGCCCACCATCGTACCCACGATCGTCAGGGAAGCCGGCGACAGCAAGGCGACTAGTCGAGTTGTGTGCATGATCGGAAGAATCGCACCTCAGAAGGACCCTGGTTTTTTCGCCTCTCTAGCTGCGACAACAGCGGAACTAGACGATTCCGTCAAATTTGTCTGGATTGGTGATGGAGACCCTATCGCCCGTGCAAATCTAGAGCGGCATAACGTAACGGTCACTGGCTGGGTCGATAAGACTCGACTAGTGGAACTCCTGGTTAACTCGACTCTCTATTTCCACAGTGCTAAGTATGAAGGCTTTCCATTAAGTGTTCTTGATGCTGCGGCATGTAGCCTGCCGGTCCTGGTACGGGACATTCCTTGCTTTGAGGGTTTCGGCTTATGGTCTGTAGATTCCGTGGAAGAAGCAGCAGAAATGATCATCGAAGCGGTAAACACCGGAAAGTTGTTGAATCGTATTCGTAAGTCGAGCGATGACCTACTGGATAGAATGAATGAAGAAAATCAGATTCGTGCATTGAACGAAATATACTCAAGAATGGCGGTTTACAAATGA
- a CDS encoding DUF4012 domain-containing protein, with product MRLTSSVTGLIAAGDLEGAEDRLNQVKEHTGTARNASTDPLWRVAGIVPGVGGNFAAVTDAAVAADITVGAVASLLDSSGTFSPSLFAPQHGRINIEALQEASPKLSRAAATVSSANDSIAAINRDDLLPQLAEPLGEAAGAMDKLTGALNGAAEAAQILPSMLGADGQRNYLILVQNNSEARASGGIPGALVVLTADKGELQLVDHGSASDIGRFTPAFGVDEEQVRIYTARLGAYMQNVNLTPDFPTAASTARKMWEKENADSRIDGVLSIDPVALGYLLEATGPIELEGLQSIPADQGSLPTTLTHENVVPTLLSDVYQEIDEPAGQDAYFAALAGEVFSGMTGGSIDASKLIEALQKGTSEGRLLVWSGVADEQKVIASSPLGGVVAGTPENPEIGVYFNDGTGAKMDYYVRREVKLEKRCEPDGYYRYAVQTTLSNNAPSDAGRTLPDYVTGAGVFGVEPGTVQTNVYAYGPAEWLLNSAARDGAKVPFGSYEHDERPVAAATISLAPGESTTVEFEFSTPYETEAPSLKVTPTVQPTSEVLQPTTASKECG from the coding sequence ATGAGACTTACCTCCTCAGTCACAGGCCTTATCGCTGCCGGTGACCTCGAGGGTGCCGAGGATCGGCTAAACCAAGTAAAGGAACACACTGGGACGGCCCGAAACGCGAGCACGGATCCTTTGTGGCGGGTGGCCGGCATCGTCCCGGGGGTCGGAGGCAACTTTGCGGCAGTAACCGATGCTGCAGTTGCCGCCGACATTACCGTTGGCGCAGTGGCCTCGCTCCTTGACTCCTCTGGGACATTCAGCCCTTCCTTGTTTGCCCCCCAGCATGGAAGGATCAACATCGAGGCACTGCAAGAGGCCTCGCCTAAGCTGTCCAGAGCGGCCGCAACCGTCAGTTCCGCGAACGACAGCATCGCGGCCATTAACCGAGATGATCTACTTCCCCAACTCGCCGAACCTTTGGGGGAAGCAGCGGGCGCGATGGATAAGCTTACAGGGGCGCTTAATGGAGCAGCCGAAGCAGCGCAGATTCTTCCCTCTATGCTTGGAGCCGACGGTCAGCGCAACTACCTAATCCTCGTACAGAACAATTCGGAAGCACGTGCATCTGGTGGAATTCCCGGAGCGCTCGTAGTCCTAACTGCTGATAAGGGAGAATTACAACTCGTTGACCACGGAAGCGCGAGTGACATCGGCCGGTTCACTCCTGCCTTTGGAGTTGATGAAGAGCAGGTGCGGATATACACCGCCCGCCTCGGTGCCTACATGCAGAACGTCAACCTCACTCCAGATTTTCCGACGGCGGCAAGCACGGCCCGGAAGATGTGGGAGAAGGAGAACGCGGACTCAAGGATTGATGGCGTTCTTTCCATCGATCCTGTCGCCCTCGGCTACCTCTTGGAGGCGACTGGCCCCATTGAACTCGAGGGGCTCCAATCCATTCCTGCCGATCAAGGTTCCCTGCCGACAACGTTGACACACGAGAATGTCGTGCCGACGCTGCTATCGGACGTGTATCAGGAGATCGATGAGCCTGCGGGCCAGGATGCCTATTTTGCGGCCTTGGCAGGAGAGGTCTTCTCTGGGATGACCGGCGGCAGCATCGATGCCTCAAAGTTGATAGAGGCCCTTCAAAAGGGAACGTCAGAAGGCAGACTGCTCGTCTGGTCTGGCGTTGCTGACGAGCAGAAGGTAATCGCCAGTTCGCCGCTTGGGGGCGTAGTGGCGGGGACACCTGAAAATCCGGAGATCGGCGTCTATTTCAATGATGGTACGGGCGCGAAGATGGACTATTACGTTCGCCGCGAAGTCAAGCTGGAAAAGCGTTGTGAGCCTGATGGATATTATCGCTATGCAGTGCAGACAACGCTGAGTAACAATGCGCCTTCGGACGCCGGAAGGACACTCCCCGATTATGTCACCGGGGCAGGAGTCTTTGGCGTCGAGCCCGGGACGGTGCAGACGAACGTCTACGCCTATGGTCCTGCCGAGTGGTTGCTTAATTCCGCCGCGCGAGATGGAGCCAAAGTACCTTTTGGCTCATACGAGCATGATGAGCGGCCAGTTGCAGCAGCGACGATCAGCCTAGCGCCTGGGGAATCGACAACGGTCGAATTCGAGTTTTCCACTCCCTATGAAACTGAAGCCCCTTCTCTGAAGGTCACGCCGACGGTTCAGCCGACATCCGAAGTTCTTCAGCCGACCACAGCCAGCAAGGAGTGTGGCTAA
- a CDS encoding LPXTG cell wall anchor domain-containing protein, whose amino-acid sequence MKKTLTALAIAGSLTFLGAGAAQANVIGGYAPDETGTVEDSNNDGFFVVGETVTFSGSGFVPGSPIVITISNEEAGAAGAGGSAGIGGGFAAGVYGIIVPAQVITDTVNADAEGNFSFQFVPTETGTYQLTASGTGADGEPLVVSQTIKVVDPSTIGGNGSGTVTDADEAAVENGDELANTGLESSALLWGGAGVLALGAGAAAVVVSRRKNA is encoded by the coding sequence ATGAAGAAGACCTTGACCGCCCTGGCGATCGCCGGATCTCTCACCTTCTTGGGAGCCGGTGCCGCGCAGGCTAACGTAATTGGCGGCTACGCACCGGACGAGACCGGGACCGTTGAAGACAGCAACAACGACGGCTTCTTCGTCGTCGGGGAAACCGTCACCTTCAGCGGTTCAGGATTTGTTCCCGGATCGCCCATCGTCATCACCATCAGCAACGAAGAAGCCGGCGCCGCTGGTGCAGGTGGCAGCGCCGGAATCGGCGGCGGCTTCGCTGCCGGCGTCTACGGCATCATTGTCCCCGCTCAGGTCATCACCGATACTGTAAACGCTGACGCTGAAGGGAACTTCTCGTTCCAGTTCGTGCCGACTGAGACCGGCACCTACCAGCTGACAGCCTCGGGAACAGGTGCAGACGGCGAGCCTCTGGTGGTCAGCCAGACGATCAAGGTCGTTGATCCTTCCACTATCGGCGGCAACGGGAGCGGCACCGTCACTGACGCCGACGAAGCAGCCGTAGAAAACGGCGACGAATTGGCTAACACCGGCCTCGAGTCCAGCGCTCTCCTGTGGGGCGGCGCTGGCGTGCTGGCCCTCGGTGCCGGCGCAGCCGCTGTGGTAGTTTCCCGCCGCAAGAACGCCTAG